CCACCCACCCTTGAGGGTGTTTTTCAACAGCCTGTAGTTTTGCTCCCAGTTTTGCCGGCGGCGCGGCGATTGCTCGCCGCGAGGTTTTCACCGGGTGATACGTTTCGCTTAAAGGCAAAGCGGCGATTGCTGGGGGCGCTGGGGTCAGGCACCGGTTTCAGCGTCATTTCTTTTGCAAGAATCCGGGGAACAGCAATTTCGGCGGGTTTTCAGTAGAAGCGAGAGTTTTTGAGTTTTGAACCGGGTTGACTGCGAACGTCTATTTCCTGTTAGAAATATCATGTAGAAGGTCGGCGAAGGATTTCTTATCCATCTTCTTTTCTGCGATGTCAAGCATGGCCTGATACAGCCGGTCGTCGGGATAATCAATTGATATTCCGTTGATGTCGAGGAAGACGACGGCGCATAGCAGGCCGGTGCGTTTGTTGCCGTCAATAAACGGCTGGTTTTCCGCGATGTGAAAAGCATATGCGGCGGCCATTTCGAACAGACCGTCATGCAGCCACTCACCACCGAAAGCCGAC
This portion of the bacterium genome encodes:
- a CDS encoding type II toxin-antitoxin system death-on-curing family toxin, with the protein product MYNSRSDPRLPGLLESAVAAPQSAFGGEWLHDGLFEMAAAYAFHIAENQPFIDGNKRTGLLCAVVFLDINGISIDYPDDRLYQAMLDIAEKKMDKKSFADLLHDISNRK